From one Amycolatopsis sp. FDAARGOS 1241 genomic stretch:
- a CDS encoding FAD-dependent monooxygenase, which produces MPELRIAVVGGGIGGLAAAAFLSRAGLGCTVYEQAAELGEVGAGLVASPNLVRLLRRLRVADELLARAVAIEVGWEFRRWADGSVLSAENLAEACERRYGERTYTVHRADLLGVIQAAVPPDAIRLGVKCVGLEAGHDGAVLSFADGTTTTADVVIGADGVHSTIRNALLGPSPATFSGLCAFRALVPAADAPGFALRAAHTLWLGPDHHLVHYPISAGKLINIVAFAPAGEDVVESWSATATHREFATEFEGWDPRLRELIAAAGTPGRWALLDRAPLARWSHGPVTLLGDAAHPMFPFFAQGAAQAIEDAAALAVCLAADGTDPARALRRYQAARRDRTARLQTVSHERAHLNHLPDGPEQQARDASLSGQDPLAANAWIYGHDAELVP; this is translated from the coding sequence GTGCCTGAACTGCGGATCGCCGTCGTCGGAGGGGGCATCGGGGGGCTGGCAGCCGCCGCGTTCCTCAGCCGGGCTGGGCTGGGGTGCACGGTCTACGAGCAGGCAGCCGAACTCGGCGAGGTCGGCGCGGGGCTCGTCGCCAGCCCGAATCTCGTGCGCCTCCTGCGCCGGCTCAGGGTCGCGGACGAACTGCTCGCGCGAGCCGTGGCGATCGAGGTCGGGTGGGAGTTCCGCCGCTGGGCCGATGGGAGCGTGCTGTCCGCGGAGAACCTCGCCGAGGCGTGCGAGCGGCGCTACGGCGAGCGCACGTACACCGTGCACCGCGCGGACCTGCTCGGCGTCATCCAAGCCGCGGTGCCGCCGGACGCGATCCGGCTCGGCGTGAAGTGCGTGGGCCTCGAGGCCGGTCACGACGGCGCGGTCCTGTCGTTCGCCGACGGCACCACCACGACCGCCGACGTCGTGATCGGCGCAGACGGCGTGCACTCGACGATCCGCAACGCCCTGCTCGGGCCTTCACCCGCGACGTTCTCGGGCCTGTGTGCCTTCCGGGCCCTCGTCCCGGCAGCCGACGCTCCCGGGTTCGCCCTCCGCGCCGCCCACACCCTGTGGCTGGGGCCCGATCACCACCTGGTCCACTACCCGATCTCGGCGGGCAAGCTCATCAACATCGTCGCCTTTGCTCCGGCCGGCGAGGACGTCGTCGAATCCTGGAGCGCCACCGCGACCCACCGGGAGTTCGCGACCGAGTTCGAGGGCTGGGACCCGCGCCTGCGCGAGCTCATCGCCGCGGCCGGCACCCCGGGCCGCTGGGCTCTGCTGGACCGCGCGCCGCTCGCGCGGTGGAGCCACGGTCCGGTGACTCTGCTCGGCGATGCCGCCCACCCGATGTTCCCGTTCTTCGCCCAGGGCGCCGCGCAGGCGATCGAGGACGCGGCCGCGCTCGCGGTGTGCCTCGCGGCCGACGGCACCGATCCGGCCCGCGCGTTGCGCCGCTACCAGGCCGCCCGCCGCGACCGCACCGCGCGCCTCCAGACCGTGTCCCACGAGCGCGCCCACCTCAACCACCTTCCCGACGGCCCGGAGCAGCAAGCCCGCGACGCGTCGCTGTCCGGGCAGGACCCGCTGGCCGCCAACGCCTGGATCTACGGCCACGACGCCGAACTCGTCCCCTGA
- a CDS encoding dihydrodipicolinate synthase family protein — protein MTEYTPFRQLFITPVLPFLRDGSIDEAGYRALLRRFLTPENLDAGVAIVANPEAGEIYTLDRAERNRVVEITLEEVAGRTPVLGGVAHVTTAGMVECAKDVEAAGVDGLFILPPIDSADITLSWNADAYPEVFLDVSRRSRTRSTCRR, from the coding sequence ATGACCGAGTACACCCCGTTCCGGCAGCTGTTCATCACGCCGGTGCTGCCGTTCCTGCGCGACGGCTCGATCGACGAAGCGGGGTACCGTGCGCTGCTGCGCCGGTTCCTCACGCCGGAGAACCTCGACGCGGGCGTCGCGATCGTCGCGAACCCCGAAGCCGGCGAGATCTACACGCTCGACCGCGCCGAGCGCAACCGCGTCGTCGAGATCACCCTCGAAGAAGTCGCGGGCCGGACCCCGGTGCTGGGCGGGGTGGCGCACGTGACGACTGCCGGCATGGTCGAGTGCGCGAAAGACGTGGAGGCCGCCGGCGTCGACGGCCTGTTCATCCTCCCGCCGATCGATTCCGCCGACATCACGCTGTCGTGGAACGCCGACGCCTACCCGGAGGTCTTCCTCGACGTCTCACGGCGATCGCGGACGCGGTCGACCTGCCGCAGGTGA
- a CDS encoding dihydrodipicolinate synthase family protein, with protein sequence MIHPVGQFSARYGPGLSADVTRRIIAAVPQVVGWKMTYNYDGFREIAGVLRAAGRPVGIYGAVGKYFHENLANDTLDGTSAGSFNFALERMVEHISAWRKGDVARATEIWRGGLAALQDYIFSDFGRLHIRYKAATWLRGFIDNPLMRPPVPAPRRQEIGDLTRLLRGTDLTTRPDDEISELAAEFGLK encoded by the coding sequence GTGATCCACCCGGTCGGGCAATTCTCGGCCCGCTACGGCCCAGGGCTGTCCGCGGACGTCACGCGGCGGATCATCGCCGCGGTGCCGCAGGTCGTCGGCTGGAAGATGACCTACAACTACGACGGGTTCCGCGAGATCGCCGGCGTGCTGCGCGCCGCGGGGCGGCCGGTCGGGATCTACGGCGCGGTCGGGAAGTACTTCCACGAGAACCTCGCCAACGACACGCTCGACGGCACCAGCGCCGGGTCGTTCAACTTCGCGCTGGAGCGGATGGTCGAGCACATCTCGGCGTGGCGCAAGGGCGACGTCGCCCGGGCCACCGAGATCTGGCGCGGCGGCCTGGCGGCGTTGCAGGACTACATCTTCTCCGACTTCGGCCGCCTGCACATCCGGTACAAGGCCGCGACGTGGCTGCGCGGGTTCATCGACAACCCGCTGATGCGCCCGCCGGTTCCGGCCCCGCGCCGGCAGGAGATCGGCGACCTCACCCGGCTGCTGCGTGGAACCGACCTCACCACACGGCCGGACGACGAGATCTCCGAACTGGCCGCGGAATTCGGCCTCAAGTAG